Proteins from one Bifidobacterium sp. ESL0732 genomic window:
- a CDS encoding ABC transporter substrate-binding protein, whose product MKKKGLALAAVVCSAAMLLSACGGSGSSSSSSSNGGGKNVISLFDTEPQNPLIPGNTNETGGGMVLRGLFSQLVRFDTKGNPVDDQAQSIKPNADGTQYTVKLKPGLKFSDGTPIKAENFTKAWSYVANAKNAQKCSSFFSTIKGYDDLQKADGLKGDEQLSGLKVVDDTTFTVDLKSPDATFPIKVGYSGFAPLPASFYKDPKGFGNAPVGNGPYKFDSWKHNTEIKVVKNPNYKGDDKPQNDGITFKIYTKMDAAYADVQAGNLDALDSVPQADLKTFQKDSSLQAYNKPGSSIQQFTIPSNLAHFQAGTEEGTLRRQAISMAIDRKGIVSKVLNGIGEPAHEFTAPVIPGYSATLKGNENLNYNPTKAKELWQKADAISKDTDQFTIAYNSDGDGKPVFDAIVNSINNALGSQVAATNPMPTFQEFRDAISNRKVKGAFRSGWMPDYPSAENYLVQNFASSAADGQGSNDGDYKNPKFDAIMDQAYAAKSVDEANKLYQQGQEILLNDLPAIPLYYRANDGVAAKGVKGFAIDWQTYPTFVQMHK is encoded by the coding sequence ATGAAGAAGAAAGGTCTGGCCCTTGCAGCAGTAGTGTGCTCAGCGGCCATGCTCCTCAGCGCCTGCGGTGGCTCCGGCTCCTCGTCGAGCTCATCGTCCAATGGCGGCGGTAAGAACGTCATTTCGCTGTTTGACACCGAACCCCAGAACCCGCTCATCCCCGGCAACACCAATGAAACCGGCGGCGGCATGGTCCTGCGCGGTCTGTTCTCGCAGCTGGTTCGCTTCGACACCAAGGGCAACCCGGTCGACGACCAGGCCCAGTCCATCAAGCCGAACGCCGATGGCACGCAATACACTGTCAAGCTCAAGCCCGGTCTGAAATTCAGCGACGGCACCCCGATCAAGGCCGAGAACTTCACCAAGGCCTGGAGCTACGTCGCCAATGCGAAGAACGCGCAGAAGTGCTCGTCCTTCTTCTCGACGATCAAGGGCTATGATGACCTGCAGAAGGCTGACGGACTCAAGGGTGACGAACAGCTTTCCGGTCTGAAGGTCGTTGACGACACCACTTTCACCGTCGATCTCAAGTCCCCGGATGCCACCTTCCCGATCAAGGTCGGCTATTCCGGTTTCGCTCCGCTGCCAGCATCCTTCTACAAGGACCCCAAGGGATTCGGCAACGCCCCGGTGGGCAATGGCCCGTACAAGTTCGATTCCTGGAAGCACAACACCGAGATCAAGGTTGTGAAGAACCCGAACTACAAGGGTGACGACAAGCCGCAGAATGACGGCATTACCTTCAAGATCTACACCAAGATGGATGCCGCCTATGCCGATGTGCAGGCTGGCAACCTCGATGCTTTGGATTCCGTGCCTCAGGCCGATCTGAAGACCTTCCAGAAGGATTCCAGCCTTCAGGCCTACAACAAGCCGGGCTCCTCCATCCAGCAGTTCACTATTCCCTCGAACCTCGCCCATTTCCAGGCTGGCACTGAAGAGGGTACGCTGCGTCGCCAGGCCATCTCCATGGCCATCGACCGCAAGGGCATCGTCAGCAAGGTCTTGAATGGCATCGGCGAGCCTGCACACGAGTTCACCGCTCCGGTAATCCCCGGCTATTCCGCCACCCTTAAGGGCAATGAGAACCTCAACTACAACCCGACCAAGGCCAAGGAACTGTGGCAGAAGGCCGACGCCATCTCCAAGGACACCGACCAGTTCACCATCGCCTACAACTCCGATGGTGACGGCAAGCCCGTCTTTGACGCCATCGTCAACTCCATCAATAACGCGCTCGGCTCGCAGGTGGCTGCCACCAACCCGATGCCGACCTTCCAGGAGTTCCGTGACGCCATCAGCAACCGCAAGGTGAAGGGTGCCTTCCGTTCCGGCTGGATGCCTGACTATCCTTCCGCCGAGAACTATCTGGTCCAGAACTTTGCTTCCTCCGCTGCCGACGGCCAAGGCTCCAACGATGGCGACTACAAGAACCCGAAGTTTGACGCCATTATGGATCAGGCCTATGCCGCCAAGTCCGTCGACGAGGCCAACAAGCTCTATCAGCAGGGCCAGGAGATCCTCCTGAACGACCTGCCCGCCATTCCGCTCTACTACAGGGCCAATGACGGTGTCGCCGCCAAGGGCGTCAAGGGCTTCGCCATCGATTGGCAGACCTACCCGACCTTCGTTCAGATGCATAAGTGA
- the xerA gene encoding site-specific tyrosine recombinase/integron integrase: MEYQPQINQFLAFLKANRGLSDNTVKAYRTDLEECLGFLARNGVASLNDVKLEDLRGWMAYESRNHARSSMARKTVAVRNFFAWADEHDVIDTNPAAALMTPKIPQTLPTVLNESQAERLMNTVDAEVSKKPKDEALILRDAAMVELLYATGIRVTELTGLDINDVSFDTRTVRVTGKGDKQRVVPFGAPAMQALELWLGEHGRLVLAENPKSENALFLGAHGSRIDQRVVREVVHKKAEEAGVPDIGPHALRHSAATHLLDGGADLREVQEMLGHSSLKTTQRYTHVSIEQLKSRYKQAFPRA, encoded by the coding sequence ATGGAATATCAACCTCAGATAAACCAATTTCTTGCCTTTCTCAAAGCCAACCGCGGCCTTTCCGACAACACCGTGAAAGCCTACCGTACCGATTTGGAGGAATGTCTGGGATTCCTTGCGCGCAATGGTGTGGCCAGCCTCAATGACGTGAAGCTCGAGGATTTGCGCGGCTGGATGGCGTACGAATCGCGCAATCATGCCCGCAGCTCCATGGCACGCAAGACCGTAGCCGTCCGCAACTTTTTCGCGTGGGCTGACGAGCATGATGTCATCGACACCAATCCAGCAGCTGCGTTGATGACGCCGAAGATTCCGCAGACTTTGCCCACCGTCCTAAACGAATCACAGGCCGAACGTCTGATGAATACGGTTGACGCGGAAGTTTCCAAAAAGCCCAAAGACGAAGCGCTTATCTTGCGGGATGCGGCGATGGTCGAGCTGCTGTATGCCACAGGCATCCGTGTGACAGAGCTCACGGGGCTTGATATCAACGATGTCTCCTTTGATACCAGAACCGTTCGTGTTACCGGCAAAGGCGACAAGCAACGTGTTGTGCCGTTCGGGGCGCCAGCGATGCAGGCACTTGAACTTTGGCTGGGTGAGCACGGACGTCTGGTATTGGCCGAGAATCCGAAGTCAGAGAACGCGCTGTTTCTTGGCGCACACGGCTCACGCATCGACCAGCGCGTGGTTCGCGAGGTGGTCCATAAAAAGGCCGAGGAAGCTGGTGTGCCCGATATCGGACCGCACGCGTTGAGGCACAGCGCTGCTACCCATTTGCTCGACGGCGGCGCGGACCTGCGCGAGGTGCAGGAGATGCTTGGCCATTCCTCATTGAAAACCACGCAACGGTATACGCACGTCTCCATCGAACAGCTCAAATCTCGCTACAAGCAGGCTTTTCCGCGAGCATAA
- a CDS encoding DUF6725 family protein, whose amino-acid sequence MPLPKSIPIGARLMVRTLDRRDPQTGRQQYRDFIGHVRVWDERTLCITRDPAANGSRPAQDVDIPRDRIVALKPIPERKPHQKQQ is encoded by the coding sequence ATGCCGCTGCCGAAATCGATTCCTATCGGAGCACGTCTGATGGTCCGCACGCTTGACAGGCGCGATCCGCAGACCGGTCGACAGCAATACCGCGATTTCATCGGCCATGTTCGCGTCTGGGACGAGCGCACGCTTTGCATCACGCGTGACCCGGCCGCCAACGGATCAAGGCCGGCACAGGATGTTGATATTCCCCGCGATCGGATTGTGGCATTGAAACCGATCCCCGAACGTAAACCGCATCAGAAACAACAATAA
- a CDS encoding prephenate dehydrogenase/arogenate dehydrogenase family protein — protein MVKSVGIVGLGLIGGSLARLLVERGVEVVAWNHNEKPYAAARRDGITCLTTLEDLAAAKPEVLFLCNPLKVMPEMLQRLAPVLDRNTTTLSDVGSVKGMVRAQVEEAGLADCFVGAHPMAGTEFSGFAASDPAIYDDALWAITVDETTDYERFLKVAALITDPVSNRIIVLDDQTHDRAAAMISHAPHVVSTAFINELSANPDRNIAAALAAGSWRDMTRVALTDPERTRAMIEEDADNVEVLLRDLAGRLTTFADDLHAHDDAALTRFFEAGQAFRDYKLRERKSGNSVTSGDAGRITIAVPESGWQQTLLDSARHGEHIVRFIQPWQVEVETRSKV, from the coding sequence GTGGTGAAATCGGTCGGGATTGTCGGCCTCGGACTTATCGGCGGTTCGCTGGCCAGATTATTGGTCGAGCGAGGCGTCGAGGTCGTCGCTTGGAACCATAATGAAAAGCCCTATGCCGCCGCGCGCCGGGACGGGATTACCTGCCTGACTACATTGGAAGATTTGGCCGCAGCGAAGCCGGAGGTGCTTTTCCTGTGCAATCCGCTCAAGGTCATGCCTGAGATGTTGCAGCGACTTGCCCCTGTACTTGACCGTAATACAACAACATTGAGTGATGTCGGCAGCGTCAAAGGGATGGTGCGAGCGCAGGTCGAAGAAGCCGGTCTCGCCGATTGTTTCGTCGGGGCGCACCCAATGGCCGGCACCGAGTTTTCCGGGTTTGCGGCCAGCGATCCCGCCATCTATGACGATGCGCTGTGGGCCATTACCGTTGACGAAACGACCGATTACGAGCGTTTCCTCAAAGTGGCCGCGCTGATTACTGATCCTGTCAGCAACCGCATTATCGTTCTTGATGACCAGACGCACGACCGTGCCGCCGCAATGATTTCGCACGCCCCGCATGTCGTTTCCACCGCGTTCATCAACGAACTGAGCGCCAACCCGGACCGCAATATCGCCGCAGCGCTCGCCGCCGGTTCATGGCGCGACATGACCCGCGTGGCCTTGACCGACCCTGAACGTACCCGTGCGATGATCGAGGAGGACGCCGACAACGTCGAAGTACTGTTGCGTGATCTGGCCGGCAGGCTCACCACTTTTGCCGATGACCTCCACGCTCACGACGACGCTGCATTGACCAGGTTCTTCGAAGCAGGCCAGGCGTTCCGAGACTATAAGCTGCGCGAACGCAAGTCCGGCAACTCTGTCACTTCTGGCGATGCAGGCCGCATCACCATTGCTGTTCCCGAATCCGGCTGGCAGCAAACGTTGCTTGATTCCGCGCGTCATGGCGAGCACATTGTCCGGTTCATTCAGCCGTGGCAAGTCGAAGTCGAGACTCGTTCCAAGGTGTGA